One part of the Mya arenaria isolate MELC-2E11 chromosome 3, ASM2691426v1 genome encodes these proteins:
- the LOC128227266 gene encoding perlucin-like, with the protein MATVISLCLLVLIINCVQSQYHRRDLDICEVAIHKSNCSIQTYVTNTQSDLTTGINSLTERYKKLEHKLSKEMKQLSKRVLRGARKLESLVNEFVDTGKKGSWSRSGQCPEGFVTHDDKWLSCYMMSSFNATWYEAREICTALDSDLVSLNSVKEHFLVSFFIKNNAEYNKAAGWWTSGTYVTKTKQWVWASGLETRPFTFIKWAVNEPNEEHDRELQCVMMYHLDKLLWHDQICSDSYNFVCEKTMT; encoded by the exons atggcAACAGTGATCAGTCTTTGTCTACTGGTACTTATAATCAACTGTGTACAGAGCCAGTACCACAGACGAGACTTGGACATTTGTGAAGTAGCTATACACAAGAGCAACTGTAGCATCCAGACATATGTTACCAATACACAGTCCGACCTGACAACAGGGATTAACTCACTTACAGAACGGTACAAAAAATTAGAACACAAACTAAGCAAGGAGATGAAGCAGCTCTCAAAGCGTGTTCTTCGTGGAGCGAGAAAACTTGAGAGTCTCGTCAATGAATTTGTTGACACCGGGAAAAAGGGTTCATGGTCAAGGTCAGGGCAGTGTCCAGAAGGGTTTGTTACCCATGACGACAAATGGCTAAGCTGTTACATGATGTCCAGTTTTAATGCAACTTGGTACGAGGCTCGGGAGATATGTACGGCCCTAGACAGCGACCTTGTCTCGCTGAACTCAGTCAAGGAACACTTCCTTGTATCATTCTTCATTAAGAACAATGCAG AATACAACAAGGCGGCGGGCTGGTGGACCAGTGGTACTTATGTGACCAAGACAAAACAGTGGGTTTGGGCCTCAGGTTTGGAAACGCGCCCATTCACCTTCATCAAGTGGGCCGTCAATGAGCCAAACGAGGAGCACGACCGCGAGCTACAGTGCGTCATGATGTACCACCTTGATAAGCTACTTTGGCATGACCAGATATGTTCAGACAGCTACAACTTTGTATGCGAGAAAACTATGACCTGA